One part of the Macrobrachium rosenbergii isolate ZJJX-2024 chromosome 3, ASM4041242v1, whole genome shotgun sequence genome encodes these proteins:
- the LOC136826295 gene encoding uncharacterized protein, whose product MKRCVSTDHNSGVKKMISLREKVKLRGRKNSSTQTFHEQSAKAKPKSNMKNKGCNAILHTSKQYRGFKEISRPSGSTKQPINTDDDHHHDYASQEQLGDVKHVKHLPSEVSADIDLPFVDTTAIKSLVAGVPRIVYMGRGDFHRVDCIRVCDSTKVTKTFRNISVLQEYLKSEDARRWLSEENGAGSIVPKSEYVVDGTKSNAVEIAGGNGVDAKEPSVKRIKQEVDDSSDIESNSTGIFNVSYSEKFNMYKVVYFSPSNNQFVTKVFGKFSLLLEFLESGEVRGCLLDINDKYKVHSSVVVNDYKIGLTSKYQNNAESMSVESVVSSIKCDPEVSDSKIWSPDLPKASSERKHSSYLSVVKSYLPSDESETSFGDGNEESVDDLEINDYQDNVNIDEEGGDVKPKKEPCFINRKNNCQSAPMDTEGQFPRKRLSLKHDIDTSAIKPLIAGYPKISYRKKFNFYRIVCIRACDGQRVTAPFRSLSKLQSFLNSEAAKSWLLDERNVNVRSKKSKSCPVSYNSELLAVKPEISFIKPDRLRVLCIPKCGRPKTKFFKCSDQGQSDLSAMQKINDFLTGQSFISWITSERRCDNAGKGVDSCWIWKASVKTGPDMRLYLDELLDFDCTKSVDVNPAIAPYLEIHHNPSVPSVSYACNPGWGRAHRSDDTFSLVDGAPHDLFERTYRIVSVYVRCSSRSTMCRTTCGELLSQSRIVGSYFSCCREPVPAHNECSHCKATTSSYNKWHKMNDDSILCRVCYNYLKKKNVPRPLDSKKVHRKPFYVHNQCQYRLRLELTADLQHWQIFYHSANNQDHDTATAVGCKRFTLTERDYIDKVRSSAGRMTAKQIGIAYRYEKKRDSPHPMKQYQSRCKVVDSHIVDNGFVAPVENITISPDWRNAECDDSLELEVDCIEFEINDVEPEVALNTTVPTVVVETKPNLDCNGDIQAKTTFHKKPAKSEECLIVCYKCVMDPGRKDNPFSCRESKELDSHIKMCHRENYFCCSMCFQDNIVESFPSLRILNHHIRQFHNKDRSLKKVQTILQT is encoded by the coding sequence ATGAAGAGGTGTGTGAGTACTGACCATAATTCTGGtgttaaaaaaatgatttccCTAAGAGAAAAGGTAAagttaagaggaaggaaaaattcaTCTACCCAGACCTTTCATGAGCAAAGTGCAAAAGCCAAGCCAAAAtctaacatgaaaaataaaggctGCAATGCAATATTACACACTTCTAAACAGTATAGAGGCTTCAAAGAAATCTCAAGACCCTCAGGAAGTACTAAACAGCCTATTAATACTGATGATGACCATCACCATGATTATGCCAGTCAAGAGCAGTTGGGTGATGTGAAGCATGTAAAACATTTACCATCAGAAGTGAGTGCGGATATAGATTTACCCTTTGTAGACACTACGGCCATCAAGTCATTGGTTGCTGGTGTTCCCAGAATAGTGTATATGGGAAGAGGGGATTTCCACAGAGTTGATTGCATTCGAGTTTGTGACAGCACAAAGGTGACTAAAACTTTTAGAAATATATCAGTTTTGCaggaatatttaaaatctgaggaTGCCAGAAGGTGGTTATCAGAAGAAAATGGAGCAGGTAGTATTGTGCCAAAAAGTGAATATGTTGTAGATGGAACAAAATCAAATGCAGTGGAGATTGCTGGTGGAAATGGGGTTGATGCTAAGGAACCTAGTGTCAAGAGAATCAAGCAAGAGGTGGATGATTCTTCTGATATTGAGAGTAATAGTACTGGTATATTTAATGTGTCATATTCAGAGAAATTTAATATGTATAAAGTCGTTTATTTCAGTCCTTCCAATAATCAGTTTGTAACCAAAGtttttggaaagttttctttGTTACTCGAGTTTCTggagtcaggggaagtgaggggTTGCCTGttggatataaatgataaatataaagttcACTCTAGTGTTGTTGTCAATGATTATAAAATTGGCTTGACCAGTAAATACCAAAATAATGCAGAAAGTATGAGTGTTGAATCAGTTGTCAGTAGTATTAAATGTGATCCCGAAGTTTCAGATAGTAAAATATGGTCTCCTGATCTACCTAAAGCTTCATCAGAAAGAAAACATAGTTCATATTTATCTGTTGTAAAGTCGTATTTACCTTCTGATGAATCTGAAACTTCGTTTGGtgatggaaatgaagaaagtGTTGATGATTTAGAAATAAATGATTATCAAGATAATGTGAATATTGATGAAGAAGGTGGTGATGTTAAACCTAAGAAAGAACCTTGCTttattaacaggaaaaataattgcCAAAGTGCTCCCATGGATACTGAAGGGCAGTTTCCTAGAAAACGTTTGTCGTTAAAGCATGATATTGACACATCAGCTATTAAGCCATTGATTGCAGGTTACCCAAAAATATCGTataggaaaaaattcaacttctatAGAATTGTTTGTATTCGTGCTTGTGATGGACAAAGAGTTACAGCTCCTTTTAGATCTCTCTCAAAATTACAATCGTTTTTAAATTCTGAGGCAGCAAAGTCTTGGTTACTTGATGAACGTAATGTTAATGTTCGTTCCAAAAAGAGCAAATCGTGCCCTGTGTCATATAATAGTGAATTACTCGCAGTAAAACCAGAAATATCTTTCATCAAACCTGACAGACTTAGAGTGCTGTGTATTCCTAAGTGTGGAAGACCCAAAACCAAGTTTTTTAAGTGCTCAGATCAGGGTCAAAGCGATTTAAGTGCAATgcagaaaattaatgattttttgacTGGTCAAAGTTTTATTTCATGGATCACATCAGAAAGAAGGTGTGATAATGCAGGCAAAGGGGTTGATTCATGTTGGATTTGGAAAGCCTCCGTAAAAACAGGACCTGACATGCGTCTCTATCTAGATGAATTATTAGATTTTGATTGCACTAAAAGTGTAGATGTGAATCCTGCTATTGCCCCATATCTTGAAATACATCATAATCCTTCAGTGCCATCTGTGTCTTATGCATGTAATCCTGGATGGGGCAGAGCTCACAGAAGTGATGATACATTTTCTTTGGTAGATGGTGCTCCTCATGACTTATTTGAAAGAACTTATAGAATAGTTAGTGTTTATGTGCGTTGTTCATCAAGATCTACCATGTGCCGGACAACATGTGGAGAACTTCTTTCACAAAGCAGAATTGTTGGCAGTTACTTTTCTTGTTGCAGGGAGCCCGTACCTGCACATAATGAATGCTCCCATTGTAAAGCAACAACATCATCATATAACAAGTGGCATAAAATGAATGATGATAGCATTTTATGCAGAGTATGCTATaactatttaaagaaaaagaatgttcCTAGACCATTAGATTCTAAGAAAGTGCATCGTAAACCTTTTTATGTCCACAATCAGTGCCAGTACAGATTAAGGTTAGAATTGACAGCAGACCTGCAGCATTGGCAGATATTTTATCACAGTGCCAATAATCAAGACCATGACACTGCCACAGCTGTTGGTTGCAAAAGATTTACATTAACTGAAAGAGATTACATTGATAAGGTACGCTCCTCAGCAGGTAGAATGACTGCCAAGCAGATTGGGATTGCTTATAGATATGAGAAGAAAAGAGATTCACCGCATCCGATGAAGCAGTATCAAAGTCGCTGTAAAGTTGTGGATTCACACATCGTAGATAATGGTTTTGTAGCACCTGTTGAAAATATAACAATCAGTCCTGATTGGAGGAATGCAGAATGTGATGATTCCTTAGAACTTGAAGTGGATTGCATAGAGTTCGAGATAAATGATGTAGAGCCTGAGGTAGCACTGAACACAACTGTACCTACAGTAGTGGTGGAAACAAAGCCAAATCTTGATTGTAATGGCGATATTCAGGCCAAAACAACTTTTCATAAGAAACCTGCAAAGTCAGAAGAGTGCCTtattgtctgctacaagtgtgttATGGATCCAGGTAGAAAAGATAATCCATTTTCATGTAGGGAATCCAAAGAACTTGATAGTCATATTAAGATGTGTCATAGAGAGAACTATTTTTGCTGTTCAATGTGCTTTCAGGACAATATAGTGGAATCTTTTCCCAGCCTAAGGATATTGAACCATCATATAAGGCAGTTTCACAACAAAGACCGAAGTCTTAAAAAGGTGCAGACTATTTTGCAAACATAA